The proteins below are encoded in one region of Syngnathus acus chromosome 2, fSynAcu1.2, whole genome shotgun sequence:
- the asxl1 gene encoding putative Polycomb group protein ASXL1 — MKDKQKRKKERTWAEAARMVLENFSDAPMTPKQILHVIQTKGLKEMRSGTAPLACLVTMLHSQVRGDRVKNSIFFKLPGRMSLFTLKKNALQWTKTSESERQSELGSSAATPTSSTNTPTEGAAVGPTETTEQESCNSTETTASNLALADETSSSVTGPTELQSTSQPQTRLSRAAGLQGRTDSQQVQHVPHAQTRLSRSRQSGRQRKKAVMMPRVVLTPLKVNGEHVPSGPMKRSRGGVDVDFETPGSILVNTNIRALINVRTFSAFPAQSQQQLLQLLPEVDRQVGPDGMARLSSSALNNEFFTHASQSWKERLAEGEFTHEMQVRFRQEMEKEKKVEAWKEKFFEEYHGQKSGLTREESLKLTMGDASEVATSVLDSDSVSVVSTGAPKRRSVGRRRRDGRMRRRTRADLRRRARRTLCKTSSPVLQSAEAAEDVASLETSTVSIGSPMSESTVIQGEVVLQAECDEELPPDHVSVEPKSPIPEPVLLPAPTPTPIPSPESTSDDKEPSISGCLLPEEVAPVLASTSSPSSSSSSSDSSPSSSPSSASDQQGAFTTGLDSSSSSSVSSGAAITTDHLDDTASAVTSVTGGTATSSRESSPSDSPAGTPAPSTQHKEQKRRPDETRAFSSFPEKRPRLNDQQSFRTTIDRVHSEKPQPTTEEPKVPPIRIQLSRIKPPWIKGHPTYQICPRIVPPGEASRRSGTGGARTLADIKARAQQARAQREAAAAVAASADGPGPNRVRLRPAAGLPDSNSGQRAQEHPGPIEPGGGGGGTQEHGKTSETNPSGAQLQHPNVEGKAQPSPPATSTTVFSEHPQTTSPSQKGVGRLPVAEEGFIPKSSGIQTPSDRPAVQATNETDTAANYVMSSRERQNKITVSATSPSERLEPVRDIRPLAPTSIPDSLPRFGAQGVVVQKLVKSVMPVEVEHEKERGLGGVIQRVSLHEDSQDTDTDSAITHQAEASSPRVDSSGRDDDAGMHSDSTETASDCENESHLDEQQPDQDWCSQMRGYRKVVCSPSLNHQPVIQAHESACHGQTVIQPCFPNGVTHAPQSRTFSQDRRSHNNVVVKVEPVDDCRNTRQCSTEEEYNGRSKPSTYPLSISGTSKKVSTSTRPVSSVEANNPLVTQLLQGSLPLDKVLPPHCADRLEISRPAGPQRRPYNRAEAAVQLPNSEGSVAPQVKSQKSYPVSCLMETPTTPQYQPQQASGAIPVITSPPFTTSSSNHSVGMVVIKESTVHQPSQGAIPNRSQSAHRTILNGPSPTHADPCPTEVVPSLKINWRSPQSQIPLANHQEPAPAPNVKTEVGSKPSCQAIAKASVVVTKKEPLSSMDGYPSGGAMEGLINMEMNLSRMAKNELSKAPYSSYHSSSSSLPFQLYGKISKQGGGLGGVSYTANVSVMDNSSFSRNMTDGVLQLRPRLATSQATLSIQTFTDSTAEEVSLKCSCRLKAMIMCQGCGAFCHDDCIGPSKLCVSCLVVR; from the exons ATGAAggacaaacaaaagagaaagaaggagCGGACCTGGGCTGAGGCGGCTCGCATG gtgCTGGAGAACTTTTCAGATGCTCCAATGACTCCAAAACAAATTCTTCATGTCATCCAGACCAAGGGGCTGAAGGAAATGCG AAG TGGTACAGCACCTTTGGCCTGCCTGGTGACAATGCTTCACTCCCAGGTGAGGGGAGATCGGGTCAAAAACAGCATCTTCTTTAAGTTGCCCGGACGGATGAGCCTATTCACTCTAAAG AAGAATGCGCTTCAGTGGACGAAGACTTCAGAGTCAGAAAGACAATCTGAGCTGGGAAGCAGTGCCGCTACTCCAACCTCCAGCACCAACACTCCCACAGAGGGCGCAGCCGTTGGCCCCACTGAGACAACTGAGCAGGAGAGCTGCAACTCAACTGAGACCACTGCCTCCAATTTGG CCTTAGCGGACGAAACATCCTCCAGTGTTACCGGACCCACAGAGCTGCAATCTACCAGCCAGCCCCAGACCCGTCTCAGCAGAGCGGCAGGGTTGCAAGGACGGACTGACAGTCAGCAGGTCCAACATGTTCCACACGCCCAGACCAGACTGAGCCGGTCCCGACAG TCCGGACGGCAGCGGAAGAAAGCAGTCATGATGCCACGTGTTGTCCTCACTCCACTTAAAGTCAATGGAGAGCACGTGCCGTCAG GACCGATGAAGAGGAGCCGGGGAGGGGTGGATGTGGACTTTGAAACACCGGGCTCTATCCTTGTCAACACCAACATCAGGGCTCTCATTAATGTGAGAACCTTCTCGGCATTCCCAGCCCAGTCCCAGCAGCAGCTCCTGCAGCTTCTGCCAGAAGTGGACCGCCAA GTTGGACCAGATGGAATGGCCAGACTCAGTAGTTCAGCCCTCAACAACGAGTTCTTTACACATGCCTCCCAAAGCTGGAAAGAGAGGTTAGCTGAAG GAGAGTTCACTCATGAGATGCAGGTGCGATTCCGGCAGGAAATGGAAAAGGAGAAGAAGGTGGAGGCGTGGAAGGAAAAGTTTTTTGAGGAATACCATGGACAGAA GTCTGGCCTGACTAGAGAGGAATCCCTGAAGCTCACGATGGGTGATGCGAGCGAAGTGGCAACAAGTGTCCTGGACAGTGACAGTGTCTCTGTGGTGTCAACCGGTGCGCCTAAGAGACGCAGTGTGGGTCGGCGAAGGAGAGATGGTCGGATGAGGAGACGCACTCGGGCCGATCTGCGTCGCCGGGCCCGTCGGACCCTCTGCAAAACCAGCTCTCCAGTGCTGCAGTCTGCTGAAGCTGCTGAAGACGTTGCTTCTCTGGAAACCTCCACTGTCTCCATTGGTTCTCCCATGTCAGAAAGCACAGTTATTCAAGGTGAGGTGGTGCTGCAGGCTGAATGCGACGAGGAGCTTCCACCGGACCACGTCTCCGTTGAGCCAAAGAGCCCCATACCTGAACCGGTCCTACTGCCAGCCCCCACTCCAACTCCAATTCCCAGCCCAGAGTCCACCAGCGATGACAAAGAACCAAGCATTTCAGGCTGTCTGCTGCCCGAAGAGGTTGCACCTGTATTAGCTTCCACCTCATCCCCGTCttcatcctcttcttcctctgatTCATCACCTTCGTCCTCGCCTTCCTCAGCTTCTGATCAACAGGGAGCATTTACCACTGGCTTGGACTCTTCGTCATCCTCCTCAGTGTCATCTGGTGCCGCAATCACTACGGATCACCTGGATGACACTGCGTCCGCGGTCACCTCAGTCACCGGGGGAACCGCCACCAGCAGCCGTGAAAGCAGCCCCTCTGATAGCCCGGCAGGCACCCCTGCACCCAGCACCCAGCACAAGGAACAGAAACGAAGGCCCGATGAGACGCGAGCGTTCTCCAGCTTCCCCGAAAAGAGGCCACGGTTGAATGACCAGCAGTCCTTTCGTACCACAATTGACAGGGTCCATTCAGAGAAACCGCAGCCGACAACAGAGGAACCCAAGGTGCCTCCAATCAGG ATTCAACTGTCCAGAATCAAACCGCCCTGGATCAAAGGGCACCCCACCTACCAGATCTGCCCCCGCATCGTGCCCCCTGGAGAGGCCTCGCGGAGGTCGGGGACGGGGGGCGCGCGGACGCTCGCAGACATCAAAGCCCGCGCCCAGCAAGCCCGCGCCCAGCGGGAagccgctgctgctgttgcagcCTCTGCCGACGGGCCAGGGCCGAACAGGGTCCGGCTGCGGCCTGCTGCTGGGTTACCGGATAGCAACAGTGGACAGAGAGCACAAGAACATCCAGGACCGATTGagccaggaggaggaggtggcgggACACAGGAACACGGAAAGACTTCTGAAACGAATCCATCTGGAGCACAGCTACAGCATCCCAATGTAGAAGGCAAAGCCCAGCCATCCCCGCCTGCTACCTCAACCACTGTGTTCTCGGAGCACCCGCAGACAACGAGCCCCTCTCAAAAAGGGGTGGGAAGGCTTCCTGTGGCCGAGGAAGGATTTATTCCAAAATCATCCGGTATTCAAACCCCTTCTGACAGACCTGCGGTCCAAGCAACTAACGAGACTGACACGGCGGCAAATTACGTAATGTCTTCTCGCGAAAGGCAAAACAAGATTACTGTGTCTGCTACTTCCCCTTCAGAGAGGCTTGAACCAGTGAGGGACATTAGGCCACTCGCGCCAACCTCCATCCCTGATTCCCTTCCCAGGTTTGGGGCTCAGGGTGTGGTTGTTCAGAAGCTGGTCAAATCCGTGATGCCCGTGGAGGTTGAGcatgagaaagagagaggccTTGGTGGTGTAATTCAACGTGTTTCCCTTCACGAGGATTCCCAGGACACTGACACTGACTCGGCCATAACACACCAAGCAGAAGCGTCATCTCCTCGTGTGGACTCCTCTGGCAGGGATGATGACGCTGGGATGCATAGTGATTCCACAGAAACCGCTTCAGACTGTGAGAATGAGAGCCACCTGGATGAGCAGCAGCCCGACCAAGATTGGTGTTCCCAGATGAGAGGCTACCGAAAGGTCGTTTGTAGCCCTTCTCTGAACCACCAGCCGGTCATCCAAGCGCACGAGTCCGCTTGCCACGGTCAAACGGTCATTCAGCCTTGCTTTCCCAACGGTGTGACTCATGCTCCACAGAGCCGGACCTTTTCTCAAGATCGACGGTCTCACAACAACGTTGTTGTCAAAGTCGAACCTGTGGATGATTGCCGGAACACCAGACAGTGTTCTACGGAAGAAGAGTATAATGGACGTAGTAAGCCCTCTACCTATCCTTTGAGTATTTCTGGAACCTCCAAGAAAGTGTCCACTTCCACTAGACCAGTGTCCAGTGTGGAAGCCAACAACCCTCTAGTGACACAGCTTCTACAGGGTAGCCTTCCCCTTGATAAAGTCTTACCCCCACACTGTGCCGACAGGCTGGAAATCAGCCGACCCGCAGGACCCCAGCGAAGACCCTACAACAGGGCCGAGGCGGCAGTCCAATTACCTAACTCGGAAGGAAGCGTAGCtcctcaagtcaagtcccagAAAAGCTACCCTGTATCGTGTTTAATGGAGACCCCAACTACACCACAGTATCAACCTCAGCAGGCATCCGGGGCCATCCCGGTCATCACCTCGCCGCCGTTCACCACGTCCAGCTCTAATCATAGTGTTGGGATGGTAGTTATTAAAGAGTCTACTGTCCACCAGCCCTCACAAGGAGCTATACCAAACAGGAGTCAGTCTGCTCACAGGACCATACTGAATGGCCCATCGCCAACTCACGCAGACCCTTGTCCCACGGAAGTTGTGCCTAGTCTCAAAATCAATTGGCGATCCCCTCAGTCACAGATTCCCCTTGCCAACCACCAAGAGCCAGCCCCTGCTCCCAATGTAAAGACTGAAGTTGGTTCAAAGCCCTCTTGCCAGGCAATTGCTAAAGCATCCGTTGTTGTCACCAAGAAAGAGCCGCTGAGTTCTATGGATGGATACCCGAGTGGAGGAGCGATGGAGGGACTCATTAATATGGAAATGAATTTGTCCCGGATGGCCAAAAATGAGCTCAGCAAAGCTCCGTACTCCAGTTATCactcgtcgtcctcctccctccccttcCAGCTCTACGGGAAAATCTCCAAGCAGGGCGGGGGTCTCGGTGGCGTCAGCTACACCGCCAACGTATCTGTGATGGACAATAGCAGCTTTTCCCGAAACATGACTGACGGCGTGCTGCAGCTGCGGCCTCGTTTGGCCACCAGCCAGGCCACGCTCAGCATCCAGACCTTTACTGACAGTACGGCCGAGGAGGTGTCGCTTAAGTGCTCCTGTCGCCTCAAAGCCATGATCATGTGCCAAGGCTGCGGGGCCTTCTGCCACGATGATTGCATTGGGCCCTCCAAGCTCTGtgtgtcttgtttggtggtgAGATAA
- the LOC119134528 gene encoding zinc finger protein PLAGL2-like — protein sequence MFHQQEQLKGQLQDSHIANRQLGFHCQECGKQYNTQLGYRRHLVEAHSAGAGLPCSEGTPSLLEHLGAGHIDRPPPAEGNTNAVVAVRERKYSCERCDRRFYTRKDVRRHAVVHTGRRDFLCPRCAQRFGRRDHLTRHLKKSHVHDAGLIPLVTASTPVATSTTTTQCPIKESSPLASDRSSTASKEPVETYTRDMFNSYPITNPVPGMSHPHGLMQVSLSSSMSVGRHMPPPSPHNHHHHLQPLSAPPQQQSYGSMPRYQQGSTSYPRTDVDSFLLDLQGAPPPHLSSVNSSTSTSTSPQREMLAEGMPVGSDPHLVPRNAAISSAELSCTTNMELGPLLGFLPFSLPPYSSHVGMGGLMMGYPPATTATSSPTSSSGLSSQASGPFTFFQPSQAHVPQGPVAHNHSQLPQAYSTSAVSTSSSLPHYYQAFQQ from the coding sequence ATGTTCCACCAGCAAGAACAACTAAAGGGTCAGCTGCAGGATAGCCACATAGCCAATAGGCAGCTTGGTTTTCACTGCCAGGAGTGTGGGAAGCAATACAACACTCAGCTGGGCTACAGGCGCCACCTGGTGGAGGCTCACAGTGCCGGCGCGGGCCTGCCCTGCTCGGAAGGGACACCGTCGCTGCTGGAGCACCTGGGTGCCGGCCATATTGATCGGCCGCCTCCAGCAGAGGGCAATACTAATGCGGTCGTGGCGGTGAGAGAGAGGAAATATTCCTGTGAGCGATGCGACCGACGTTTTTACACCCGCAAGGACGTACGTCGCCATGCCGTGGTGCACACGGGACGGCGCGATTTCTTGTGTCCCCGTTGTGCTCAGCGCTTCGGCCGCAGAGACCACTTGACCCGTCACTTGAAGAAGAGCCACGTGCATGACGCGGGATTGATACCGCTGGTTACAGCCAGTACTCCCGTGGCGACATCCACCACAACCACCCAGTGTCCCATAAAGGAATCCAGCCCTTTAGCCTCGGATAGAAGCTCGACCGCCTCCAAGGAACCCGTGGAGACCTACACCAGGGACATGTTCAACTCCTACCCCATTACCAACCCTGTCCCCGGGATGAGTCATCCGCACGGCCTCATGCAGGTGTCTTTGTCCTCAAGCATGAGCGTCGGTCGCCATATGCCTCCGCCGTCTCCTCACAACCACCATCATCACTTGCAGCCTCTGTCGGcgccgccgcagcagcagtCGTACGGCAGCATGCCCAGGTACCAGCAAGGATCTACCTCATATCCTCGCACTGACGTGGACAGTTTCCTGCTGGATCTGCAGGGtgcccctcctcctcacctCAGCTCAGTCAACTCTTCTACCTCGACGTCCACCTCTCCTCAAAGGGAGATGCTCGCTGAAGGGATGCCTGTCGGCAGTGATCCCCACCTAGTGCCCCGGAATGCTGCTATCTCCTCAGCTGAGCTTTCCTGCACCACTAACATGGAACTTGGGCCACTGTTGGGCTTCTTGCCTTTCAGCCTGCCACCTTACAGCTCTCATGTAGGAATGGGTGGGCTGATGATGGGTTATCCCCCTGCTACCACCGCCACCTCCTCGCCAACCTCTTCCAGTGGGTTGTCCTCCCAGGCTTCAGGGCCTTTTACATTCTTCCAGCCTTCTCAGGCTCATGTGCCCCAGGGCCCCGTGGCCCACAACCATAGCCAACTACCTCAGGCATACAGCACTTCTGCTGTTAGCACTTCTAGCTCCTTACCTCATTACTACCAGGCATTTCAGCAATAA